The following are from one region of the Streptomyces changanensis genome:
- a CDS encoding TerD family protein produces MAVSLSKGGNVSLTKEAPGLTAVTVGLGWDVRTTTGTDFDLDASAIGVDAAGKVASDAHFVFFNNKTTPDGTIVHTGDNRTGEGGGDDEQINVNLAGLPQNVDKIVFPVSIYDAVNRSQNFGQVRNAYIRIVNQDGGTEIARYDLSEDAATETAMVFGELYRNGTEWKFRAVGQGYASGLEGIARDFGVNV; encoded by the coding sequence ATGGCTGTAAGCCTGTCCAAGGGCGGCAACGTCTCGCTGACCAAGGAGGCCCCGGGCCTCACCGCCGTCACGGTGGGCCTCGGCTGGGACGTCCGCACGACCACCGGCACCGACTTCGACCTCGACGCCTCGGCGATCGGCGTGGACGCGGCCGGCAAGGTCGCCTCCGACGCGCACTTCGTCTTCTTCAACAACAAGACCACCCCCGACGGCACGATCGTCCACACGGGCGACAACCGCACGGGTGAGGGCGGCGGTGACGACGAGCAGATCAACGTCAACCTCGCGGGCCTCCCGCAGAACGTCGACAAGATCGTCTTCCCGGTCTCCATCTACGACGCGGTGAACCGCTCGCAGAACTTCGGCCAGGTCCGCAACGCCTACATCCGCATCGTCAACCAGGACGGCGGCACCGAGATCGCCCGCTACGACCTCAGCGAGGACGCCGCGACGGAGACCGCCATGGTCTTCGGCGAGCTCTACCGCAACGGCACCGAGTGGAAGTTCCGCGCCGTGGGCCAGGGGTACGCCTCCGGCCTGGAGGGCATCGCCCGCGACTTCGGCGTGAACGTCTGA
- a CDS encoding GNAT family N-acetyltransferase: MIVEPLELGEESALPGPLLTELTELYASNREFQQLSGDFPDPDDIRPEQVATSLAEELARPDAEVLLARSDGRVIGVAVTLAHHPDPDDPDPWIGLLMVHARDHRMGFGRELAEIVEKRFRERGRTGVKLAVLAGNRRALTFWRAIGYQEVARRRDRERGRDCVVLRKPL, encoded by the coding sequence ATGATCGTGGAACCGCTGGAGCTCGGCGAGGAGAGCGCCCTCCCGGGCCCGCTCCTGACCGAACTCACCGAGCTGTACGCCTCGAACCGGGAGTTCCAGCAGCTCAGCGGGGACTTCCCGGACCCCGACGACATCCGGCCCGAGCAGGTCGCCACCTCGCTCGCCGAGGAGCTGGCCAGGCCGGACGCCGAAGTGCTGCTGGCGCGGTCCGACGGCCGGGTGATCGGCGTGGCCGTGACCCTCGCCCACCACCCCGACCCGGACGATCCGGACCCGTGGATCGGGCTGCTGATGGTCCACGCCCGCGACCACCGCATGGGGTTCGGCCGCGAGCTGGCGGAGATCGTCGAGAAGCGGTTCCGGGAGCGGGGCCGCACGGGCGTCAAGCTCGCCGTCCTCGCCGGCAACCGCCGGGCCCTCACCTTCTGGCGGGCCATCGGCTACCAGGAGGTCGCCCGCCGCCGGGACCGGGAACGCGGCCGCGACTGCGTGGTGCTGCGCAAGCCCCTGTGA
- a CDS encoding class II fructose-bisphosphate aldolase has product MPLVSTADLVAPARAAGRAVAAFNVITLEHAEAVAAGAERAGRPAVLQISENAVRFHGGDLSAVAAAASAVARASRAPLALHLDHVVTPELLHAAHAAGIDSVMVDASRLGYGDNVKATAEAVRWGHARGMWVEAELGRVGGKAGEPPLDAHTPGVRTDPAEAVAYVAETGVDALAVAVGSTHAMTERTATLDHALIAALRTAVPVPLVLHGSSGVPDAELRAAVRAGMTKVNVGTALNTAYTTALRSHLARHPAAVDPRPYLTGAREAMAETVARFLTVITGGPDRPDRTGATATT; this is encoded by the coding sequence ATGCCCCTCGTCAGCACCGCTGACCTCGTCGCACCGGCGCGGGCGGCGGGCCGCGCCGTCGCCGCGTTCAACGTCATCACCCTGGAGCACGCCGAGGCCGTCGCGGCCGGGGCGGAACGCGCCGGCCGGCCGGCGGTCCTCCAGATCTCCGAGAACGCCGTCCGCTTCCACGGCGGGGACCTCTCCGCCGTCGCGGCGGCCGCCTCGGCCGTGGCCCGCGCCTCCCGCGCGCCCCTCGCCCTCCACCTGGACCACGTGGTCACCCCGGAACTGCTGCACGCCGCCCACGCGGCCGGCATCGACTCGGTGATGGTCGACGCGTCGCGGCTCGGCTACGGCGACAACGTGAAGGCCACGGCGGAGGCCGTCCGCTGGGGCCACGCACGCGGCATGTGGGTGGAGGCGGAGCTGGGCCGCGTCGGCGGCAAGGCCGGCGAACCGCCGCTGGACGCCCACACCCCCGGCGTGCGCACCGACCCGGCGGAGGCCGTCGCGTACGTGGCGGAGACGGGCGTGGACGCGCTGGCCGTCGCGGTCGGCTCGACCCACGCGATGACGGAGCGGACGGCCACCCTCGACCACGCCCTGATCGCCGCCCTGCGCACGGCGGTCCCGGTCCCGCTGGTCCTGCACGGCTCCTCGGGCGTCCCGGACGCCGAACTGCGGGCCGCGGTCCGCGCCGGCATGACGAAGGTCAACGTGGGCACGGCCCTGAACACCGCCTACACGACGGCGCTCCGCTCCCACCTGGCGCGGCACCCCGCCGCGGTGGATCCCCGCCCCTACCTCACCGGGGCCCGCGAGGCGATGGCGGAAACGGTCGCCCGCTTCCTGACGGTGATCACCGGCGGCCCCGACCGACCCGACAGGACCGGCGCGACCGCCACCACCTGA
- the arfB gene encoding alternative ribosome rescue aminoacyl-tRNA hydrolase ArfB has product MEGMSGPHVIRGSVSLPEAELQWRFSRSSGPGGQHVNTSDSQVELRFDLARTEALPPVWKERALERLAGRLVGGVLVVRASEHRSQWRNREAAAVRLAALLAEATAPPPRPRRPTKVPRGINERRLREKKQRAETKRGRNSRDWS; this is encoded by the coding sequence ATGGAGGGCATGTCCGGTCCCCATGTCATCCGCGGTTCGGTCTCCCTGCCGGAGGCCGAGCTCCAGTGGCGATTCTCCAGGTCCTCGGGGCCGGGCGGGCAACACGTCAACACCAGCGACTCCCAGGTGGAGCTGCGCTTCGACCTCGCCCGCACGGAGGCGCTGCCGCCGGTGTGGAAGGAGCGGGCCCTGGAGCGGCTCGCCGGCCGGCTGGTGGGCGGCGTGCTCGTCGTACGCGCCTCCGAGCACCGGTCGCAGTGGCGCAACCGCGAGGCGGCCGCCGTACGGCTCGCGGCGCTGCTGGCGGAGGCGACCGCGCCGCCGCCGAGGCCGCGACGGCCCACGAAGGTGCCGCGGGGGATCAACGAGCGTCGGCTGCGGGAGAAGAAGCAGCGCGCCGAGACGAAGCGCGGCCGCAACTCCCGCGACTGGAGCTGA
- a CDS encoding response regulator, with protein sequence MTPPDPGSTGAPDTRGTPTTPSAPGVTDDTGSTPTPDTPGTVRVLLCDDHAVVRAGLLALLGSEPGVEVVGEAGSGEEAVAAAAKLRPDVVLMDLQLGPGMDGVEATRRIAAPDVRVLVLTTYDTDADVTRAVDAGATGYLLKAERPEELFAAIRAAAEGRTALSAPVAGRVLDRARGAAAPALTARERDILGQLAHGLGNRDIARALFISEATVKTHLGRIYAKLGVDTRAGAVAVAKERRLVP encoded by the coding sequence ATGACACCCCCGGACCCCGGCAGCACCGGCGCCCCCGACACCCGGGGAACCCCCACGACCCCCAGCGCCCCCGGTGTCACCGATGACACCGGCAGCACGCCCACCCCCGACACCCCCGGGACCGTCCGGGTCCTGCTCTGTGACGACCACGCCGTCGTCCGCGCCGGCCTGCTCGCCCTGCTCGGCAGCGAGCCGGGCGTCGAGGTCGTCGGCGAGGCGGGCAGCGGCGAGGAGGCCGTCGCGGCGGCCGCGAAGCTGCGGCCCGACGTGGTCCTCATGGACCTCCAGCTCGGCCCCGGCATGGACGGCGTCGAGGCGACCCGGCGGATCGCCGCACCCGACGTACGGGTCCTCGTCCTCACCACGTACGACACGGACGCCGACGTCACCCGGGCCGTCGACGCGGGCGCCACCGGCTACCTGCTCAAGGCCGAACGCCCCGAGGAGCTGTTCGCCGCGATCCGCGCCGCCGCCGAGGGCCGCACAGCGCTCTCCGCGCCGGTCGCCGGCCGAGTCCTGGACCGGGCGCGCGGCGCGGCGGCGCCCGCCCTCACGGCCCGCGAGCGCGACATCCTCGGCCAGCTCGCCCACGGCCTCGGCAACCGCGACATCGCCCGGGCGCTCTTCATCAGCGAGGCCACCGTCAAGACCCACCTGGGCCGCATCTACGCCAAGCTCGGCGTCGACACGCGCGCCGGCGCGGTGGCGGTGGCCAAGGAGCGGCGCCTGGTCCCCTGA
- a CDS encoding GlcG/HbpS family heme-binding protein yields the protein MNDHRTPSPRPASRRTCLLTGAAVAAALAAGTFGAVSANATTPTAAAGAPQRTVTAAEAGDRNVHRTSHLTVDAATRAAQAALQAAREDGQRVSVAVVDRAGNTIVVLRGDGAGPQSYASAERKGFTAVSWNAPTSALVKRLETTPNLRDIPGTLFLGGGVPVAAGGAPIAGIGVAGAPSGALDEEYARAGAAALGR from the coding sequence GTGAACGACCACCGCACCCCGTCCCCCCGCCCCGCGTCCCGCCGCACCTGCCTCCTCACCGGTGCCGCCGTCGCCGCCGCGCTCGCCGCCGGCACCTTCGGCGCGGTGTCCGCCAACGCCACCACCCCCACCGCCGCCGCCGGTGCCCCGCAGCGGACCGTCACCGCCGCCGAGGCCGGCGACCGGAACGTCCACCGGACCAGTCACCTCACCGTCGACGCCGCCACCCGCGCCGCCCAGGCCGCCCTCCAGGCCGCCCGCGAGGACGGGCAGCGGGTGAGCGTCGCGGTCGTCGACCGCGCCGGCAACACGATCGTCGTCCTGCGCGGCGACGGCGCCGGACCGCAGTCGTACGCGTCGGCGGAGCGCAAGGGCTTCACCGCCGTCTCCTGGAACGCCCCCACCTCCGCGCTCGTCAAGCGCCTGGAGACCACGCCCAACCTGAGGGACATCCCCGGCACGCTCTTCCTCGGCGGCGGCGTGCCCGTGGCCGCGGGCGGCGCGCCGATCGCCGGGATCGGCGTGGCGGGCGCGCCCAGCGGCGCCCTGGACGAGGAGTACGCGCGGGCCGGTGCCGCCGCCCTCGGCCGCTGA
- a CDS encoding flavin reductase family protein, translating into MSRLAGGVVLVTAVEPPMDEDVGMTATAFMSVSLDPPLVLVSLRNGSRMDDLLAEQPLWGVSVLAESQRHIAGRFAMRGRISDRLLFADIPYTRGDLTGAPLVGGALATLECRTERRVEAGDHTLVIARVLATALPSPEGAPLTYFRGAYRHLA; encoded by the coding sequence ATGTCCCGCCTGGCCGGCGGCGTCGTCCTGGTGACGGCCGTGGAGCCACCGATGGACGAGGACGTGGGCATGACGGCCACGGCCTTCATGTCGGTGTCGCTGGACCCGCCGCTGGTCCTGGTGAGCCTGCGCAACGGCTCCCGGATGGACGACCTGCTGGCGGAGCAGCCGCTGTGGGGCGTGTCCGTCCTCGCGGAGAGCCAGCGGCACATCGCGGGCCGCTTCGCGATGCGGGGCCGGATCAGCGACCGCCTGCTGTTCGCCGACATCCCGTACACCCGCGGCGACCTGACCGGCGCGCCCCTCGTCGGCGGGGCGCTGGCCACGCTGGAGTGCCGCACCGAGCGGCGGGTGGAGGCGGGCGACCACACCCTGGTCATCGCCCGGGTCCTGGCCACGGCCCTCCCGAGCCCGGAGGGCGCGCCCCTGACGTACTTCCGGGGCGCCTACCGCCACCTGGCCTGA
- a CDS encoding sensor histidine kinase, translating into MHVAFFLLLAASLARFLLRHPWDGRGAWVVALSVALAALYALGPGAAAPASRRGRVWLAAVVVVWTVLVVAAPSFALCAVPLLFTGLRLLPRRAALALVTLLTLFVVGALQRLADPGLDPVTLVAPPAAAAIATAVFLHARRQAERQRALIADLLRTRRDLAATERREGTLAERQRLSMEIHDTLAQGLSSQRMLLQAADRTWDGDPETARHHVRTAAAIAEHNLAEARRFVHDLAPADLAGGGGLAPALRALAARETTGGLLVGFHAEGADAALPDRVASALLRIAQGALANVREHAGATRAALTLTRLDDQVVLDVADDGRGFDPSAAPPPGTDARGHGLPAMRARLAALGGTLTVESAPGEGTVLSASVPLEARR; encoded by the coding sequence ATGCACGTGGCGTTCTTCCTGCTGCTCGCCGCCTCGCTCGCCCGCTTCCTGCTCCGCCACCCCTGGGACGGGCGGGGCGCGTGGGTCGTGGCGCTGTCGGTCGCGCTGGCGGCGCTGTACGCCCTCGGGCCCGGCGCCGCCGCGCCCGCCTCCCGGCGCGGCCGGGTCTGGCTGGCGGCCGTCGTGGTGGTCTGGACGGTGCTGGTGGTGGCGGCCCCGAGCTTCGCGCTGTGCGCCGTACCGCTGCTGTTCACCGGGCTGCGCCTGCTTCCCCGGCGGGCCGCGCTCGCCCTCGTCACGCTGCTGACCCTCTTCGTCGTCGGCGCCCTCCAACGGCTCGCCGACCCGGGCCTCGACCCGGTCACGCTCGTGGCGCCGCCCGCCGCGGCGGCCATCGCGACGGCCGTGTTCCTGCACGCCCGCCGGCAGGCGGAACGGCAGCGGGCGCTCATCGCGGACCTGCTGCGCACCCGCCGCGACCTGGCGGCGACCGAACGGCGCGAGGGCACCCTGGCGGAACGGCAACGGCTGTCGATGGAGATCCACGACACGCTCGCGCAGGGCCTGTCGAGCCAGCGGATGCTGCTCCAGGCCGCCGACCGCACCTGGGACGGCGACCCCGAGACGGCGCGCCACCACGTCCGTACCGCCGCCGCCATCGCCGAGCACAACCTCGCCGAGGCCCGCCGCTTCGTCCACGACCTGGCCCCCGCCGACCTGGCCGGGGGCGGTGGCCTCGCCCCGGCGCTGCGCGCCCTCGCCGCCCGCGAGACGACCGGCGGCCTCCTGGTGGGCTTCCACGCCGAGGGTGCGGACGCGGCGCTTCCGGACCGGGTCGCGTCGGCGCTGCTGCGGATCGCGCAGGGCGCCCTCGCGAATGTACGGGAGCACGCCGGGGCCACCCGGGCCGCGCTCACGCTGACCCGGCTCGACGACCAGGTGGTGCTGGACGTGGCCGACGACGGCCGCGGTTTCGACCCGTCCGCCGCGCCGCCGCCCGGTACCGACGCGCGCGGCCACGGCCTGCCGGCGATGCGCGCCCGGTTGGCGGCCCTGGGCGGCACGCTGACCGTCGAGTCGGCGCCCGGCGAGGGCACCGTGCTCTCCGCCTCGGTCCCCCTGGAGGCCCGACGATGA
- a CDS encoding M1 family metallopeptidase produces the protein MRRGKRVRGLASASLAVALLAAGCTQGVTGTPGAAGLRDPYFPRLGNGGYDVRHYALTLAYDPGTGRLDGTAEITARATQDLSAFNLDLAGLTVHGATVDGEPASVRRAGQELTLRPRSDLARGATFRTAVRYSGTPRTVTDADGSREGWLPTDDGALALGQPAGSTAWFPGNHHPSDKATYDVTVTVPEGYRAIGNGLPGRARTADGRTTVTWRTTEPMAGYLATLAVGRFDVTTSRTPAGLPVVTATDRTVTREAAPVLARLPELLGWLTENLGPYPFTSAGVIVEREGDAGYALETQTRPVIPADQFTVEILVHELAHQWYGNSVSPRSWRDMWLNESFATYAEWLYAEDFEDRPAQENHEEAFADPANWAFPPAEPPTAADISQPPVYGRGAMVLHKVRQAVGDDAFFGLLRGWAAEHRHGNASTDEFTAYVEEETGEDLTEVWDTWLYGTEKPDAP, from the coding sequence GTGAGACGAGGGAAGAGGGTGCGCGGGCTCGCCTCCGCGTCGCTCGCCGTGGCGCTGCTCGCGGCCGGCTGCACGCAGGGCGTCACCGGCACGCCCGGCGCGGCCGGGCTGCGCGACCCGTACTTCCCCCGCCTGGGCAACGGCGGGTACGACGTACGGCACTACGCGCTCACCCTCGCCTACGATCCCGGCACCGGTCGCCTCGACGGCACCGCCGAGATCACCGCCCGCGCCACGCAGGACCTCAGCGCGTTCAACCTGGACCTGGCCGGGCTCACCGTCCACGGCGCCACCGTCGACGGTGAGCCGGCCTCCGTCCGCCGCGCCGGGCAGGAGCTCACCCTGCGGCCGCGCTCCGACCTCGCCCGCGGGGCGACCTTCCGCACGGCCGTCCGCTACTCCGGCACCCCGCGCACCGTCACCGACGCCGACGGGTCGCGGGAGGGCTGGCTGCCCACCGACGACGGGGCGCTCGCGCTGGGGCAGCCGGCCGGGTCCACGGCGTGGTTCCCCGGCAACCACCACCCCTCCGACAAGGCCACGTACGACGTGACGGTCACCGTCCCCGAGGGCTACCGGGCGATCGGCAACGGCCTGCCCGGCCGCGCCCGCACCGCGGACGGCCGTACCACCGTCACCTGGCGGACCACCGAACCGATGGCCGGCTACCTCGCCACCCTCGCCGTCGGCCGGTTCGACGTCACCACCAGCCGCACTCCGGCCGGGCTGCCGGTCGTCACGGCCACCGACCGCACCGTCACCCGCGAAGCCGCGCCGGTGCTCGCCCGGCTGCCCGAACTGCTCGGCTGGCTGACGGAGAACCTCGGCCCGTACCCCTTCACCTCCGCCGGCGTGATCGTCGAGCGGGAGGGCGACGCGGGGTACGCGCTGGAGACGCAGACGCGGCCGGTCATCCCCGCCGACCAGTTCACCGTCGAGATCCTCGTCCACGAACTGGCCCACCAGTGGTACGGGAACTCCGTCTCCCCCCGCTCCTGGCGCGACATGTGGCTCAACGAGTCGTTCGCGACCTACGCGGAGTGGCTGTACGCGGAGGACTTCGAGGACCGGCCCGCCCAGGAGAACCACGAGGAGGCCTTCGCCGACCCGGCCAACTGGGCGTTCCCGCCCGCCGAGCCGCCGACCGCCGCCGACATCTCGCAGCCGCCCGTGTACGGCAGGGGCGCGATGGTGCTGCACAAGGTGCGCCAGGCCGTCGGCGACGACGCGTTCTTCGGCCTGCTGCGGGGCTGGGCCGCCGAGCACCGGCACGGCAACGCCTCGACGGACGAGTTCACCGCGTACGTCGAGGAGGAGACCGGCGAGGACCTGACGGAGGTCTGGGACACCTGGCTGTACGGCACGGAGAAGCCGGACGCGCCCTGA
- the cdgB gene encoding diguanylate cyclase CdgB — protein METESEPYVRLATLRQLHQVVANLNTARSLADTLQTVADGVITGLGYELSCVNLVRPDGDLVVAAFAGNAAAEALITGRVGSRVSWERRLHMGEAWGDLRFIPHTEGWVLIDDDVPQWHTEGPEPRFEDEWHPRDRLYAPMYTSGGQRELLGVISVDRPRNGRRPGAWGREALQMYASQSAIAISNARLRANMQRALVRLEREQQALRASEESFRQAFEYAPSGMAIAEMGGDQHGRLLRANDALCRLLGRPAAVMRRYSFADLVHPEDVGTLLRTSAEGGRAELRLARRDGTYVWVSLRNSVVADTADGPRFLLTHVEDIEERKRHELQLAHRASHDALTGLPNSAELRARLSARLCARPDDRVRATAADAAGFEPGRDAAGFEPAYDTAYGNGHADTAPSAYEYDHAYRADGFDFDPSAPGGPYDGHVHAVAPDGEVDDGRKGLAVLFCDLDGFKSINDRFGHHTGDAVLIEVARRLSAGVRDGDTVARLGGDEFVVLADGLGAADAADLAVRLRNGIIPPIRVDGRAVRVGASFGIGWAECGMSVEEVLNSADQRMYMEKRSRAKVHRRAG, from the coding sequence ATGGAGACCGAGTCGGAGCCGTACGTCCGTCTTGCGACCCTGCGGCAGCTGCACCAGGTCGTCGCCAACCTCAACACGGCCCGGAGCCTGGCCGACACCCTGCAGACGGTCGCCGACGGTGTCATCACCGGCCTGGGCTACGAGCTGTCGTGCGTCAACCTCGTCCGCCCCGACGGCGACCTCGTCGTCGCCGCCTTCGCGGGGAACGCCGCCGCGGAAGCCCTGATCACCGGCCGGGTCGGCTCCCGCGTCTCCTGGGAGCGGCGCCTCCACATGGGCGAGGCGTGGGGGGACCTCCGGTTCATCCCGCACACCGAGGGCTGGGTGCTCATAGACGACGACGTGCCGCAATGGCACACCGAGGGTCCCGAGCCCCGTTTCGAGGACGAGTGGCACCCCCGCGACCGGCTGTACGCCCCCATGTACACCTCCGGTGGGCAGCGCGAGCTCCTCGGCGTCATCTCCGTGGACCGGCCCCGCAACGGCCGTCGCCCCGGCGCCTGGGGGCGCGAGGCGCTCCAGATGTACGCCTCCCAGTCGGCGATTGCGATCAGCAATGCCCGACTGCGCGCAAACATGCAGCGCGCCCTGGTGCGGCTGGAGCGCGAGCAGCAGGCCCTGCGCGCCAGCGAGGAGTCGTTCCGGCAGGCCTTCGAGTACGCCCCGTCCGGCATGGCCATCGCCGAGATGGGCGGTGACCAGCACGGACGGCTCCTCCGGGCCAACGACGCGCTGTGCCGGCTGCTGGGCAGGCCCGCCGCCGTCATGCGCCGGTACTCCTTCGCCGACCTGGTCCACCCGGAGGACGTCGGCACCCTGCTGCGCACCTCCGCCGAGGGCGGCCGCGCCGAGCTGCGGCTCGCCCGCCGGGACGGCACGTACGTCTGGGTCTCCCTGCGGAACTCCGTCGTCGCCGACACCGCCGACGGGCCGCGTTTCCTCCTCACCCACGTCGAGGACATCGAGGAGCGCAAGCGGCACGAGCTGCAGCTCGCCCACCGCGCCTCCCACGACGCGCTGACCGGGCTGCCCAACAGCGCAGAGCTGCGCGCCCGCCTCAGCGCCCGGCTGTGCGCCCGCCCCGACGACCGCGTCCGCGCCACGGCCGCCGACGCCGCCGGGTTCGAGCCGGGCCGCGACGCCGCCGGGTTCGAACCCGCCTACGACACCGCGTACGGCAACGGCCACGCGGACACCGCCCCCTCCGCATACGAGTACGACCACGCCTACCGCGCGGACGGTTTCGACTTCGACCCCTCCGCGCCCGGCGGCCCCTACGACGGCCACGTCCACGCCGTCGCCCCGGACGGCGAGGTCGACGACGGCCGGAAGGGCCTCGCCGTGCTCTTCTGCGACCTCGACGGCTTCAAATCGATCAACGACAGGTTCGGCCATCACACCGGTGACGCCGTGCTCATCGAGGTGGCGCGCCGGCTGAGCGCCGGCGTCCGCGACGGGGACACGGTCGCCCGGCTCGGTGGCGACGAGTTCGTCGTCCTCGCCGACGGCCTCGGCGCGGCCGACGCCGCCGACCTGGCCGTACGCCTGCGCAACGGCATCATCCCGCCCATCCGGGTCGACGGCAGGGCGGTCCGGGTGGGCGCCAGTTTCGGCATCGGCTGGGCCGAGTGCGGGATGTCCGTCGAAGAGGTGCTCAACTCCGCCGACCAGCGGATGTACATGGAGAAGCGGTCCCGGGCCAAGGTGCACCGCCGGGCGGGGTAG
- a CDS encoding carbohydrate-binding protein has translation MAAGNHGNGAGTPEDDDPFGYLYADGQASGAQPPGSQGGYGYPGPTSGQPGRPRTSYNQVRAVGERPRPQVPPQPQYGQAPGAPYGQAPGAPYGQQPGAPYGQPHAQYAAPETYPGGAPTRPGPAHGGRGGRGGPNTKGLLIGAVAVVLVVVVGITVALLTNGDDDKDKANPAPGASVSASQEPGDTQPSPSTDPGAAQPQTQKRDAATLQLTPPAVLGTEVKGAKGADGAYVMFNGVGGAASWKVDVPEDGQYTLFLTYSVPGKDAKASLTVNNGKPRKINMSNFAHAPEGSWEKGWTETYSWVQLHKGENTLKMSCEPGNDCDAYLDQVWLKPGQLRRDS, from the coding sequence ATGGCTGCCGGTAACCACGGCAATGGCGCGGGCACGCCCGAGGACGACGATCCGTTCGGCTACCTGTACGCGGACGGCCAGGCGTCGGGTGCCCAGCCGCCGGGCAGTCAGGGCGGCTACGGCTACCCGGGTCCGACCAGCGGTCAGCCCGGACGCCCCCGAACGTCGTACAACCAGGTCAGGGCGGTCGGCGAGCGCCCGCGGCCCCAGGTCCCGCCGCAGCCGCAGTACGGCCAGGCGCCCGGCGCCCCGTACGGCCAGGCGCCCGGCGCCCCGTACGGCCAGCAGCCCGGCGCTCCGTACGGCCAGCCGCACGCCCAGTACGCCGCGCCCGAGACGTACCCGGGCGGCGCGCCCACCCGGCCCGGCCCGGCGCATGGGGGTCGCGGCGGTCGCGGCGGCCCCAACACCAAGGGCCTGCTGATCGGCGCCGTCGCCGTGGTCCTCGTGGTGGTGGTCGGCATCACTGTGGCGCTCCTCACCAACGGCGACGACGACAAGGACAAGGCGAACCCCGCCCCGGGCGCCTCGGTCTCCGCCTCCCAGGAACCGGGCGACACCCAGCCCTCCCCGTCGACCGACCCCGGCGCGGCCCAGCCGCAGACGCAGAAGCGGGACGCGGCGACGCTCCAGCTCACCCCGCCCGCCGTGCTCGGCACGGAGGTCAAGGGCGCGAAGGGCGCCGACGGCGCGTACGTGATGTTCAACGGTGTCGGCGGTGCGGCCAGCTGGAAGGTCGACGTGCCGGAGGACGGCCAGTACACGCTGTTCCTGACGTACAGCGTCCCCGGCAAGGACGCGAAGGCGTCCCTCACGGTCAACAACGGCAAGCCGCGCAAGATCAACATGTCGAACTTCGCGCACGCCCCGGAGGGGTCGTGGGAGAAGGGCTGGACCGAGACGTACTCCTGGGTCCAGCTGCACAAGGGCGAGAACACCCTGAAGATGTCCTGCGAGCCGGGCAACGACTGTGACGCCTACCTCGACCAGGTCTGGCTCAAGCCGGGCCAGCTCCGCCGCGACAGCTAG